In the Neisseria sp. KEM232 genome, CGGCGGTGACGTCGTGCAGGGTTTTTTCGATTAAGTCGAGGGCGTCGCGGTATTCGGGCAGGTTGAGCAGGGTGATGTAAAAGCCGGTTTGGCAGCCCATCGGGCTGATGTCCACAATCTTGTCGGAATGGTTGCGCGAGAGTTCGGCCATCAGGTGTTCGAGGGAATGCAGGGAGGGCATGTCCATGTGGTCTTGGTTGGGCTGGCAGACGCGCAGGTCGTATTTGTAGATGATGTCGCCGTGGTCGCCGTCGGTGATGCAGGCGAGGCGCACATAGGGGGCTTTGACTTTGGTGTGGTCGAGGTTGAAGCTCTCGACGTTCATTTTCTTTTCGGCGGTGATGGTGTTCACGGCGGCTGTCCTCAATGTTGGAAAGGCGCGGATTATAACGCAGGCAAAAGGCCGTCTGAACAGCCTACAGGTTTTTCAGACGGCCTTTTGCCTTATCCGGATGGGTTTATTTTCCGTCGAGGCGTTTTCTGACGGTGTTGAAGAAGCCGCGCAAAAGGTCGATGTCTTCGGTTTCGGGATGGGCGCGGGCAAAGAGGTTGTGCAGGCGGCGGATAATGCGTTCGCCGTTGCGGCGGTTGAAGAAGCCGATGCCGTCCATCAATTCGGCCATGTGGGCGCTCATGCCCGCAACCTGCGCGTGCGATGCGGGGTGTTTGGGCGGGACGAGGTGGGAGAGGTCGGCGTCGGTTTGGCTGTAGATTTCGTAGGAAACGACCTGCACGGCCTGGGCGAGGTTGAGGGAGAAATAGGCGGGGTTGCCGCTGATGGTCATCAGGCGGTTGCAGCTTTGCACTTCTTCGATGCTCAGGCCGAAGGTTTCGTTGCCGAAGACGAGGGCGGTTTGTTGTCCGGCGCGGGCGCTTTGCAGGATTTCGGGGGTGAGCTGGCGCGGGGTTTGCAGCGGGGCGGTGAGCTCGCGTTTGCGGCTGGTGAGGGCGCAGCTGACAACGGTGTCGGCGAGGGCTTCGTCCAGCGTGGCGGCGATGCGGGCGGCGTCGAGGACGTCGGCAGCGCCGGAGGCGAGGATGCGGCTTTCTTCGGGCAGAACGAAATCCTGCGGCTTTTGCGGGTCGAAAACGGGCGGCTCGGGGGTCATGGGCGTGGCCATGAGATTGGGGGCGACGAGGACGAGGCGGGTCAGCCCCATGGTTTTCATGGCGCGGGCGGCCGAGCCGATATTGGCGGGATGGCTGGTGCGGGTGAGGACGACGCTGATGTTGTCGAGATAGGCGGGGGCGGCGGGAGTCATGGTGGCTGGTGTCCGGTCGGGATGGGTTTCAGACGGCCTTCTGCCTGCCTGAGGCCGTCTGAAAACAAAAACAGGCGCCCGGTTTGGCAAACAAACCGCCGTAGCCTGCTCTGTCTGTATTGCGTATAATCCGCCGCTTTTCGCGGCTGCGGAAAAAGGCGCGCATTTTCACACAAAACCGCCGCCGCCCGCAAAGATACGTTCTTTCACAACCCTAGATTTGCCGTTTTCAGACGGCCTTTTCCCCTCCACCGAAGGAAAGCCATGAACCCCGTCCTCAACACCGCCTTCAAAGCCGCCCGCAAAGCGGGCGACATGATGATACGCGCCTCCAAAGACCTCGGCCGCGTCAAAGCCGAGAGCAAAGCCTTCAACGACTTCGTTTCCGACATCGACAAAACCGCCGAAAGCATCATCGTCGAAACCCTGCTCGAAGCCTATCCCCAGCACAAAATCACCGCCGAAGAAGGCGGCAGCCTCGGCAACCCCAAAGCCGAATACGAATGGATCATCGACCCGCTCGACGGCACGACCAACTATCTGCACGGCCATCCGCAATACGCCGTTTCCATGGCGCTGCTCTACAAAGGCCAGATACAGGAAGCCCTGGTTTACGCGCCCGAGCGCAACGACCTCTACATGGCCTCGCGCGGCAAAGGCGCGCTGCTCAACGACCGCCGCATCCGCGTGTCCAACCGCATCGAACTCAACCAATGCCTGATCGGCACGGGCTTTCCCGTTGTCGACCAAAGCATCGCCGACACTTACCTCGCCATCCTGAAAGACATCATGGCCAAAACCGCAGGCGCGCGCCGCGAAGGCGCGGCCTCGCTGGATTTGTGCTCGCTGGCCGCCGGACGCTTCGACGCCTTTTTCGAGTTCAACCTCAAACCGTGGGACATCGCCGCCGGCGCGCTGATCGCCAAAGAAGCGGGCGCCATCGTCACCGATACCGAGGGCGAACAAAACTGGCTCGAAAGCGGCAACATCGTTGCCGGCAATCCGAAAGTGCTGGCGCAGCTCTTGCAGATTATCGGCAACCACACGCAGAAGGCCGTCTGAAAGAAGTAAAGTTCCAATGAAACGGGAAAACGGCGGCATCCGTCTGTTTTACCGTCATAAAAGGCCGTCTGAAAACGGGTTTTCCCGCTTTCAGACGGCCTTTTTGTTCAGACGGCCTCTTCTAATATTCCGCAGAATGCCAAAACGGCTGCCCCACCGTCGGCGTACTCGCCTGCGCCTGTTCGCGCGGCGGCACGGGGTCGGACTCGAACGCGGTGCGGCCTGCTTCCACCGCCAGCGCAAACGCCCGCGCCATGTCCGCGGGGCTGCCCGCTCGGGAAACCGCCGTGTTGAGCAGCACGCCGTCGTAGCCCCACTCCATCACCTGCGCCGCCTGCGAGGGCAGCCCCAGCCCCGCATCGACAATCAGCGGCGTGTCGGGCAGACGCTCGCGCAACACGCGCAGGGCGTAGGCGTGCACCGCGCCCAAGCCCGTGCCGATGGGCGCCGCCCACGGCATCAGCGCTTCGCAGCCCGCATCGAGCAGTCGGCGGCAGGCAATCAGGTCTTCCGTGCAGTAGGGCAGCACTTTGAAGCCGTCTGAAATCAGGATTTTCGCCGCTTCGACCAGTTGGAACACATCGGGCTGAAGCGTGTCGTCGTCGCCGATCAGCTCCAATTTAACCCAATCGGTTTCAAACACTTCGCGCGCCATCTGCGCCGTGGTAACGGCCTCCCGCACGCTCTGGCAGCCTGCGGTGTTGGGCAGCACGGGAATGCCGGTTTGCCGCAAAAGTTCCCAAAAACCCTGCCCGTGCGAGCCGTCGGCACTTTGCGCGCGGCGCAGGGCGACGGTAATCATCGCGGGTGCGGCGGCCGCGACGGATTGACGCAGGATTTCGGGGCTGGGATAGGCGGCCGTGCCGAGCAAGAGGCGCGAGGGGAAGGCTTGGCCGTAGAGTGTGAGCATGGTTTCTTCCTTTATATTTGTATTGTTTTTTTCAAACGGCCTATCCGCCGACAACGGGGCGCACGATGTCGATACGGTCGTTTTCTTTTAACGCGGTATCGGCATAGGCCGGTTTGGGTACGAACACGGTGTTCACCGCCGCGGCAAAAGGCGTTGGCGGCGCGGTCTCGGCAATCAGGTCGGCAAGGGTTCGACCTTGCAGCGCAAAGTCCTCTCCGTTGAGCAAAACGTTCATTCAGACGGCCTCACTCTTTGTCGTAGCCTGCCACGGTCAGCGGCGCGCCGATGGTATAGAAATGGCCGCCGGCCACATAATGCAGCGTGCGCCATTCGTCGCCGGCGGTTTCAAAGTGCCAATGGCCGTCGAACACGGCATCGTCCGCCCACGCCGCAAGCACTTCGCCGACAAACAAATCATGCTCCTGTTGCATGGTTTCGTTGGGCATGACGCGGCACAACAGCCAGCCCGCGCAGCCTTCGATAAGGGGCACGGGGCAGCCTTCGGGCTTAAACGTTTTTGCGCCGCTCTCTTCGATTTTGCGCGGATTGTCGCGCCCGCTGCTGCTGCCGAGTTTCAACACCGTTTCGGCCTGGCGGACAACGGGGATTTGCAGCGCAAACAGGCCGTTTTGCTCAATCAGCGAGCGCGTGAATGCGGCTTTGTCGAGCACCACGCTCACTTTGGGCTTGGGCATATAGTCCACCGCGCAAGCCCAGGCGGCGGCCATCGCGTTGGCGCGGCCTTGCGCTTCGGCCGACACCAATACGGTCGCGCCGATGTTGAGCAGGAGGTAGCATTTTTCGAGGGGGACGGGGCGGATCATTTTGGGTTTCCTGTGGACAATGGTTTCAGACGGCCTGTGTGTTTTGAGGCTGCTCCCGCCTTTGCGGGAATGACGTTTCTGAAAGCAGGTTTTAAAACAGACGCTGCCGCTTACGGTTAATATCGAAACCATGGCCGCTTTGGTTTTTGCACATCATGCCGCTTGGGCGGCCGGTGCACTGCCAGCCTTGGCCGCGTATGGTTTGGCCGTATCGGAGCACGCGGCTGTCTGCCAGCGCGACGGTGTCGCCGTGGCAATAGACTTCGGCGCGGCCTTTGGCACCGAGGGCGAAGCCGTCGCCCCAGTCGAGGTCGCAGTCGTCGGGGCGTTTTTGCGCGGGGCGGATGTTTTCGCGGTGGCCGCGGATTTCGCAGCTGACACCGGCGCTGACTTTGCCGCTGTCGATGTCGCGGTAGTCGCCCATGCAGTGGATGTTGCCGCCGGGGCTGCGGAAAGCCACACCGGATTTGGCTTGGGCGGCGCAGGAGATGGCGAGGGCTGCAAGGAACAGGATTTTGCGTTTCATGGTTTTCCTTTATGAGTTGGGATGGAAAGCGGGACTGCAACGCAGTGAAAACGGAAAGGGCTGTTTCAGACGGCCTCAATCCCACAAGGCGCGGAAGGATTGTACAACGGCTTCGGGATCGGCCGCTTCGGTAACGGCGCGGACAACCGCCAGCGACGATACGCCCGTTGCCAGCACCGCCGCCGCGTTGCCCAAATCAATGCCGCCGATGGCAACCACGGGCGTATTGCCGGCCTGCTTCACATATTCGCGCAGCTTGTCCAAGCCCTGCGGCGCGGTGGGCATCTGCTTGGTGGCGGTGGGAAAAATCGCGCCGCTGGCGACATAGCTCGGATTTACCGACAAGGCGCGGTCAAGTTCGGCCGTCGAATGCGTGCTCAAACCGAGCCGCAGCCCTGCGGCGGCGATGGCGGACAAATCGGCGCCGTCCATATCCTCCTGCCCCAAATGCACGCCGTATGCGCCCGCCGCTATCGCTTCGCGCCAATGGTCGTTGATAAAAAGCTGCGTTCTGCTGCCTTCGCAGGCGGCAACACAGCGCGTGATTTCGCGGCGCAGCGCCTCGCCCGACAGGGTTTTGCAGCGAAGCTGCACCGTATCCGCCCCTGCCTTCACCATGCGGACAACCCGGTCGGCATCGGGCACGACGGCGTAGAACTTGAGCGGGGATTTGAGCGGCGGGAAAGTCATGGCGTGTTCCTGTTAAAGATACTCGGATGTTTCAGACGGCCTGTGCCGTTTCAATGCCGGTGTCGCTCGCGCAGACGGGCGGTATGCTCGCGCAGTTTTTCCTTATCTGCCCGATATTCGTCGGACGACAATAAGGCGATAACAGCGTGGATTTGGCCTTCGTCCAGCAAAGCCGTCTGAAAACTTTTGATGTATTTTGCCGCACTCCGCAATCGGCAGACATTGGGCGGCATTTCGGTT is a window encoding:
- a CDS encoding S-ribosylhomocysteine lyase, whose translation is MNVESFNLDHTKVKAPYVRLACITDGDHGDIIYKYDLRVCQPNQDHMDMPSLHSLEHLMAELSRNHSDKIVDISPMGCQTGFYITLLNLPEYRDALDLIEKTLHDVTAATEVPACNVVQCGWAASHSLEGAQKIARYLLDKRGEWEEVFA
- a CDS encoding RNA methyltransferase; amino-acid sequence: MTPAAPAYLDNISVVLTRTSHPANIGSAARAMKTMGLTRLVLVAPNLMATPMTPEPPVFDPQKPQDFVLPEESRILASGAADVLDAARIAATLDEALADTVVSCALTSRKRELTAPLQTPRQLTPEILQSARAGQQTALVFGNETFGLSIEEVQSCNRLMTISGNPAYFSLNLAQAVQVVSYEIYSQTDADLSHLVPPKHPASHAQVAGMSAHMAELMDGIGFFNRRNGERIIRRLHNLFARAHPETEDIDLLRGFFNTVRKRLDGK
- a CDS encoding inositol monophosphatase family protein gives rise to the protein MNPVLNTAFKAARKAGDMMIRASKDLGRVKAESKAFNDFVSDIDKTAESIIVETLLEAYPQHKITAEEGGSLGNPKAEYEWIIDPLDGTTNYLHGHPQYAVSMALLYKGQIQEALVYAPERNDLYMASRGKGALLNDRRIRVSNRIELNQCLIGTGFPVVDQSIADTYLAILKDIMAKTAGARREGAASLDLCSLAAGRFDAFFEFNLKPWDIAAGALIAKEAGAIVTDTEGEQNWLESGNIVAGNPKVLAQLLQIIGNHTQKAV
- a CDS encoding thiazole synthase, with amino-acid sequence MLTLYGQAFPSRLLLGTAAYPSPEILRQSVAAAAPAMITVALRRAQSADGSHGQGFWELLRQTGIPVLPNTAGCQSVREAVTTAQMAREVFETDWVKLELIGDDDTLQPDVFQLVEAAKILISDGFKVLPYCTEDLIACRRLLDAGCEALMPWAAPIGTGLGAVHAYALRVLRERLPDTPLIVDAGLGLPSQAAQVMEWGYDGVLLNTAVSRAGSPADMARAFALAVEAGRTAFESDPVPPREQAQASTPTVGQPFWHSAEY
- the thiS gene encoding sulfur carrier protein ThiS is translated as MNVLLNGEDFALQGRTLADLIAETAPPTPFAAAVNTVFVPKPAYADTALKENDRIDIVRPVVGG
- a CDS encoding flavin reductase family protein — translated: MIRPVPLEKCYLLLNIGATVLVSAEAQGRANAMAAAWACAVDYMPKPKVSVVLDKAAFTRSLIEQNGLFALQIPVVRQAETVLKLGSSSGRDNPRKIEESGAKTFKPEGCPVPLIEGCAGWLLCRVMPNETMQQEHDLFVGEVLAAWADDAVFDGHWHFETAGDEWRTLHYVAGGHFYTIGAPLTVAGYDKE
- a CDS encoding DUF6636 domain-containing protein, with amino-acid sequence MKRKILFLAALAISCAAQAKSGVAFRSPGGNIHCMGDYRDIDSGKVSAGVSCEIRGHRENIRPAQKRPDDCDLDWGDGFALGAKGRAEVYCHGDTVALADSRVLRYGQTIRGQGWQCTGRPSGMMCKNQSGHGFDINRKRQRLF
- the thiE gene encoding thiamine phosphate synthase codes for the protein MTFPPLKSPLKFYAVVPDADRVVRMVKAGADTVQLRCKTLSGEALRREITRCVAACEGSRTQLFINDHWREAIAAGAYGVHLGQEDMDGADLSAIAAAGLRLGLSTHSTAELDRALSVNPSYVASGAIFPTATKQMPTAPQGLDKLREYVKQAGNTPVVAIGGIDLGNAAAVLATGVSSLAVVRAVTEAADPEAVVQSFRALWD